One window of Manihot esculenta cultivar AM560-2 chromosome 17, M.esculenta_v8, whole genome shotgun sequence genomic DNA carries:
- the LOC110605531 gene encoding glucan endo-1,3-beta-glucosidase 7 → MGLSRFILLCLLLQAFFSLARSQSFIGINYGLVADNLPPPAATAKLLQSTAVQKVRLYGADPAILKALANTGIGIVIGASNGDIPALGSDPNSATQWVNSNVLPYYPASNIILITIGNEVVLSGDQNLISQLLPAMQNMENALKAASLGGKIKVSTVHSMAVLSQSDPPSSGLFNPSYQDTMRGLLQFQRDNGSPLAINPYPFFAYQSDPRPETLAFCLFQPNAGRVDSGNGILYMNMFDAQVDAVRSALNALGFKDIEILVAETGWPYRGDSNEVGPSIENARAYNGNLIAHLRSLVGTPLMPGKSVDTYLFAIYDEDLKPGPGSERAFGLFKPDLSMTYDVGLSKSSLTPSTPQTPATPSVRPTGAAWCMPKSGVSDAQLQGSLDYACGQGIDCSPIQPGGACFEPNTLVSHAAYAMNLYYQASGKSPWDCDFSQTAALTSTNPSYNSCVYPGGST, encoded by the exons ATGGGGCTTTCAAGATTTATCCTTCTCTGCCTCCTCCTCCAAGCTTTCTTCTCGTTAGCCA GGTCACAGTCATTTATTGGCATTAATTATGGTTTGGTTGCCGACAACCTACCACCACCGGCGGCCACCGCTAAACTCCTGCAATCTACTGCTGTACAGAAAGTGAGACTCTACGGTGCCGATCCAGCGATTCTCAAGGCTCTTGCCAATACTGGGATTGGCATCGTCATTGGAGCCTCAAATGGTGATATTCCTGCTTTGGGTTCAGATCCCAACTCAGCTACTCAGTGGGTCAACTCGAACGTCTTGCCCTATTACCCAGCAAGCAACATCATTCTCATCACCATTGGTAACGAG GTAGTGTTATCTGGGGACCAAAACTTGATCTCTCAACTGTTACCGGCAATGCAAAATATGGAAAATGCACTTAAAGCCGCCTCGCTCGGCGGCAAGATCAAGGTCTCCACCGTTCATTCCATGGCCGTCTTGTCACAGTCCGACCCACCCTCTTCCGGATTGTTCAACCCGTCTTATCAAGATACAATGAGAGGGCTACTTCAATTCCAGAGGGACAACGGGTCACCTCTTGCTATCAACCCGTACCCTTTTTTCGCTTATCAGAGTGACCCCAGACCAGAGACCTTGGCTTTTTGTCTCTTTCAACCTAACGCTGGACGAGTCGACTCGGGCAATGGGATTCTGTACATGAACATGTTTGACGCTCAG GTGGATGCAGTGAGATCTGCCTTGAATGCATTGGGATTCAAGGATATTGAGATATTGGTTGCTGAGACAGGATGGCCTTACCGCGGTGACAGTAATGAAGTTGGACCCAGTATTGAGAATGCTAGAGCCTATAATGGCAATTTGATTGCTCACCTTAGATCATTGGTTGGCACCCCACTCATGCCTGGAAAATCTGTAGATACATACCTCTTTGCAATCTATGATGAGGATTTGAAGCCTGGCCCTGGCTCCGAAAGAGCTTTCGGCCTTTTCAAAcctgatctttctatgacttatGATGTTGGTCTCTCAAAGAGTAGTCTG ACTCCATCGACCCCGCAGACACCAGCAACTCCGTCAGTAAGACCGACAGGAGCAGCTTGGTGTATGCCCAAGTCCGGTGTTTCTGATGCTCAATTGCAGGGAAGTCTTGACTATGCCTGTGGTCAAGGGATAGATTGCAGCCCTATTCAACCGGGAGGTGCCTGTTTCGAGCCAAATACTTTAGTTTCACATGCTGCTTATGCTATGAACCTCTACTACCAAGCTTCTGGCAAGAGCCCATGGGACTGTGATTTCTCGCAGACTGCTGCACTCACATCCACAAATCCCA GTTACAACAGTTGTGTCTACCCTGGTGGGAGTACCTGA